From Zingiber officinale cultivar Zhangliang chromosome 5B, Zo_v1.1, whole genome shotgun sequence, the proteins below share one genomic window:
- the LOC121985397 gene encoding abscisic stress-ripening protein 1-like, whose amino-acid sequence MAEEKHHHFFHHKEETSSDPRKEEKHHKHMEQLGELGAVAAGVYALHEKHQAKKDPENAHKHKVTEEIAATVAVGSAGFAFHEHHEKKEAKRHGHE is encoded by the exons ATGGCCGAGGAGAAACACCACCACTTCTTCCACCACAAGGAGGAGACCTCCTCCGACCCTAGGAAAGAGGAGAAGCACCACAAGCACATGGAGCAACTCGGTGAGCTTGGTGCCGTGGCCGCCGGTGTTTACGCTTTG CATGAGAAGCACCAGGCGAAGAAGGACCCTGAGAACGCACACAAGCACAAGGTCACGGAGGAGATAGCGGCCACTGTGGCCGTGGGCAGCGCTGGGTTTGCGTTCCATGAGCACCATGAGAAGAAAGAGGCAAAGAGGCATGGCCACGAGTAG